The following nucleotide sequence is from Gammaproteobacteria bacterium.
GGTAATCCGTAACACCCATTTCTTTAAGGTGATACTGTAACCAACGTACTTGCTTACCCGCGGCATCATAGATCAGCAGGCCTTTGCCTTCGCGCTTGGCTTTCTTAATGTATCGATCCAGCTTCTTGGTATCGTCCAGAAACACTCGATATTCACGGCCTACAAAAATAGACAGGGCCTCACGTTGAAATCGATCCCTCACATCCAACACAATGTCTTCCGTTGAAGCCAGGCGCTCACCAAATTGATCCGGGGTCAGAGAATGTTTCTCAAATTCGGTTTTGCTGATTAACAAATTGGGGTCCCTCAACGTTTTGCTGATCAGCATAGTGTTTTTGGGATACGCCTTGGCCCAGTCCAGTACACCGGCATCATATGCCACCACATTATCTATTTTTGCGTTCTTGGCTTTTCGCGCCGCCTTATAGGACTTCATGCAGGTTTTGCCATTGCAATAAACCACAATCGGTCTATCGCTGGACGCACGTAACTTCTGCATGTCCGCTGCAAAGGTTTTGGATGCCAAGGGAATATTGATCGCGTTTTCGATTCGAAGCGTTTGATACTCGTAAGTTGATCTCACATCGACAATATGGACGTCCTTACGCTGAGTATACAAATCCTTCAGCTCAATATATTTTACTTCGGGAAAAACGTCGCGGCCTGGAAATTCTTTGTCCGCAGCCCAGGTTTGCGACATCATTACGCCCAGCAGGACGCTTAGCATGAATGATTTAACCATAAAAACCACCTACCTAGTTCGATTCGTTGGCGACTACTGCATAAGTTTTATTTTTGGGCAGGAAGAAACGTGCCCTCTATAGCCCTGTAACGAACTTTGTAGAATAATCTTTAAATTTACGCGTCTACATTAACGCTTTCTTAAGGTAAGCAACATTTATAGTGGAAACAATCTATTAGACTAACGCACGAACTCGCTTTTGAGTTGGTCATAATAAGCTGCCGTACCACCCTTCATAAAATAATAGGATTTAACCCCTTTTTCTTTAAGGTAATACTGCAG
It contains:
- a CDS encoding rhodanese-like domain-containing protein gives rise to the protein MVKSFMLSVLLGVMMSQTWAADKEFPGRDVFPEVKYIELKDLYTQRKDVHIVDVRSTYEYQTLRIENAINIPLASKTFAADMQKLRASSDRPIVVYCNGKTCMKSYKAARKAKNAKIDNVVAYDAGVLDWAKAYPKNTMLISKTLRDPNLLISKTEFEKHSLTPDQFGERLASTEDIVLDVRDRFQREALSIFVGREYRVFLDDTKKLDRYIKKAKREGKGLLIYDAAGKQVRWLQYHLKEMGVTDYHFMKGGIHAYFKEMKNGN